A region of Nocardioides alkalitolerans DNA encodes the following proteins:
- a CDS encoding transglutaminase family protein — protein sequence MKRAMGCHLEIEVFDPTEVELQVAVSGAWGEGQVVESLRCTLDGQPVDVREVRDPAGARIHVLDAGPGRLVVDYDAEVTGRARPATGAAHERSLYLRPSRYAEADKFFGFAATEFADVVEEHGDDAAVLLPYVAAWVGSRLDYVPGASGPTDSAKDTLLAGAGVCRDYSHLTVALLRALGVPARLAAVYAPGCDPMDFHAVAEALVGDTWHVADATCLAPRSSLVRIATGRDAADTAFCDNHGGGIQLHVSQVHAIVDGPLPGDDLAELVAIT from the coding sequence GTGAAGCGCGCGATGGGGTGCCACCTCGAGATCGAGGTCTTCGACCCCACAGAGGTGGAGCTCCAGGTCGCCGTCAGCGGCGCGTGGGGCGAGGGACAGGTCGTCGAGTCGCTCCGCTGCACCCTCGACGGCCAGCCCGTCGACGTGCGGGAGGTGCGCGACCCCGCCGGCGCCCGCATCCACGTGCTCGACGCCGGACCGGGCCGGCTGGTCGTCGACTACGACGCCGAGGTGACGGGACGGGCGCGACCGGCCACCGGCGCGGCCCACGAGCGCTCCCTCTACCTCCGGCCCAGCCGCTACGCCGAGGCCGACAAGTTCTTCGGCTTCGCCGCGACCGAGTTCGCCGACGTCGTGGAGGAGCACGGGGACGACGCCGCCGTGCTGCTGCCGTACGTCGCGGCCTGGGTCGGCTCGCGGCTCGACTACGTGCCCGGCGCGAGCGGCCCGACGGACTCCGCGAAGGACACGCTGCTGGCCGGGGCGGGCGTCTGCCGCGACTACAGCCACCTCACCGTCGCGCTGCTGCGGGCGCTCGGGGTGCCAGCGCGGCTGGCGGCGGTCTACGCCCCCGGCTGCGACCCGATGGACTTCCACGCCGTCGCGGAGGCGCTCGTCGGCGACACCTGGCACGTCGCCGACGCCACCTGTCTCGCGCCGCGCTCCAGCCTCGTGCGCATCGCGACCGGCCGGGACGCCGCCGACACCGCGTTCTGCGACAACCACGGCGGCGGGATCCAGCTCCACGTCTCGCAGGTGCACGCGATCGTCGACGGCCCCCTGCCCGGCGACGACCTCGCCGAGCTGGTCGCGATCACCTGA
- a CDS encoding enoyl-CoA hydratase-related protein: MTDELVHLTHADTADGRVATLTLDSPGNRNALSRRLVTELLDHLATTDADDTVTVVVLRSAHRVFCSGADLSEAATVPMEEGARAMVEVQRRIVAHSKPVVVVLPGPVRAGGIGIVAAADVVVASTAATFALTEVKLGVTPAVISLTVLPRLTDRAASLTALGGEVFDGAQAAAYGLVTTAVAPEDLDAEVDRVVASLLTGAPQGLAATKALLNAPLLARIDAEGEAMVELSARLFRSDAAREAMTAWFSRSR; encoded by the coding sequence ATGACCGACGAGCTCGTCCACCTGACCCACGCCGACACCGCCGACGGCCGGGTCGCGACCCTCACCCTCGACTCCCCGGGCAATCGCAACGCGCTGTCGCGCCGGCTCGTGACCGAGCTCCTCGACCACCTCGCGACCACCGACGCGGACGACACGGTCACGGTCGTCGTGCTCCGCTCGGCGCACCGCGTCTTCTGCTCGGGCGCCGACCTCTCCGAGGCCGCCACCGTGCCGATGGAGGAGGGGGCGCGGGCGATGGTCGAGGTGCAGCGCCGGATCGTGGCGCACTCGAAGCCGGTCGTCGTCGTGCTCCCCGGCCCGGTCCGGGCGGGCGGCATCGGCATCGTCGCGGCCGCAGACGTGGTCGTGGCGAGCACCGCGGCCACGTTCGCGCTGACCGAGGTGAAGCTGGGCGTCACGCCGGCCGTCATCTCCCTGACGGTGCTCCCGCGCCTCACCGACCGCGCCGCGTCCCTGACCGCGCTGGGGGGCGAGGTGTTCGACGGGGCCCAGGCCGCGGCGTACGGGCTCGTCACCACGGCCGTCGCCCCCGAGGACCTCGACGCCGAGGTCGACCGCGTCGTCGCGTCCCTGCTCACGGGCGCCCCGCAGGGCCTCGCCGCGACGAAGGCGCTGCTCAACGCGCCGCTGCTGGCCCGGATCGACGCCGAGGGCGAGGCGATGGTCGAGCTCAGCGCGCGGCTCTTCCGCTCCGACGCGGCCCGCGAGGCGATGACGGCGTGGTTCTCCCGCTCCCGCTGA
- a CDS encoding glutamate--cysteine ligase: MTATGGQPEPRTPRGGRSVGVEEEMWLADPRTRRARARAPEVTERRTDGVEAELFRHQVELTTEPHTDLADLAADVAAQRDRAVAAAEDAGLLLVAAGTVPLPHDELVLTDDARYRAMADRYGAVVRAAGTCGMHVHVEIASPEEGVRVLDRIAPYLPVVLALSAGSPFEDGRDTGHASWRSQQWARWPSAGVTEPFGDLAGYRAATEALVRSGAARDAGMLYLPARLAADYPTVEVRVADVMTERHDVVVLVALVRALVETAARDALPQVAWRTELLRAAHWRAAKDGPDGRLLHPGRPYDEPAPATDVVAAVLEVVADAATDAGDGALLEQGVPRLLASSGAATQRAVHARTGRLEDVVDDLARRTAGR, translated from the coding sequence GTGACAGCCACCGGTGGACAGCCAGAGCCGCGTACGCCCCGAGGCGGGCGGTCGGTCGGCGTCGAGGAGGAGATGTGGCTCGCCGACCCGCGCACGCGCCGGGCGCGGGCGCGGGCACCCGAGGTGACGGAGCGCCGTACGGACGGGGTGGAGGCGGAGCTCTTCCGCCACCAGGTCGAGCTGACGACCGAGCCCCACACCGACCTGGCCGACCTCGCCGCGGACGTCGCGGCGCAGCGCGACCGGGCCGTCGCGGCGGCCGAGGACGCGGGGCTCCTCCTCGTCGCGGCGGGCACCGTGCCGCTCCCCCACGACGAGCTCGTGCTCACCGACGACGCGCGCTACCGGGCGATGGCGGACCGGTACGGCGCGGTCGTGCGCGCGGCCGGCACCTGCGGGATGCACGTGCACGTGGAGATCGCCTCGCCGGAGGAGGGCGTGCGGGTGCTGGACCGGATCGCGCCGTACCTGCCCGTCGTGCTCGCCCTCAGCGCCGGCTCGCCGTTCGAGGACGGGCGGGACACCGGCCACGCCTCGTGGCGCAGCCAGCAGTGGGCGCGGTGGCCGAGCGCCGGCGTGACGGAGCCGTTCGGGGACCTGGCCGGCTACCGGGCCGCGACCGAGGCGCTCGTGCGGTCGGGGGCGGCACGGGACGCCGGCATGCTCTACCTCCCGGCGCGGCTCGCCGCCGACTACCCGACCGTCGAGGTGCGCGTCGCCGACGTGATGACGGAGCGGCACGACGTGGTCGTGCTCGTCGCGCTCGTGCGGGCGCTCGTCGAGACCGCCGCCCGCGACGCCCTCCCCCAGGTCGCGTGGCGCACCGAGCTGCTGCGCGCCGCGCACTGGCGCGCCGCGAAGGACGGCCCGGACGGACGGCTGCTCCACCCCGGCCGCCCGTACGACGAGCCCGCACCCGCGACGGACGTGGTCGCCGCCGTGCTGGAGGTGGTGGCCGACGCGGCGACGGACGCCGGCGACGGGGCGCTGCTGGAGCAGGGCGTGCCCCGGCTGCTCGCGAGCAGCGGCGCCGCGACCCAGCGCGCGGTGCACGCCCGCACGGGACGGCTCGAGGACGTGGTCGACGACCTCGCGCGGCGTACCGCCGGGCGGTGA
- a CDS encoding aspartate aminotransferase family protein, which translates to MATRSSILDANAYRPDADGPGGPDGSRGDLLRRRAAALGPAYRLFYREPLELVRGSGSYLYDADGRAYLDAYNNVASVGHAHPRVAAAVARQAATLSTHTRYVDAGLVAYAERLLGLLPPAVDQVMLTCTGSEANDLALRVAAAATGGTGVIVTEEAYHGNTALVTGASPSLGRGAPRGEHVWTVPAPDPLRRAGVDPAVELLAAVHRALDAMAVAGVRPSAFLVDSILSSDGVHSHPVGYLAPAVEAVRAAGGVLVADEVQPGFARTGSAFWGFERHGLDPEIVTMGKPMGNGLPIAGMAARSAVLEPFASTVPYFNTFGGNHVSVAAAAAVLDVIEDEGLQENAARVGAALRAGVQEVAARHPVVADVRGDGLFVGVELVAAEGSTEPGAALAADVVNGMRDRGVLTSVCGPWGSTLKVRPPLVATEHDAARFVEVLDEVLACSPASRGTRRFDHQI; encoded by the coding sequence GTGGCGACCCGCTCCAGCATCCTCGACGCAAACGCGTACCGACCCGACGCGGACGGTCCCGGCGGCCCGGACGGCAGCCGAGGTGACCTCCTGCGGCGGCGCGCGGCGGCGCTGGGCCCGGCGTACCGGCTCTTCTACCGCGAGCCGCTCGAGCTGGTGCGGGGGAGCGGGTCCTACCTCTACGACGCCGACGGGCGGGCCTACCTCGACGCCTACAACAACGTCGCCAGCGTCGGCCACGCCCACCCGCGGGTCGCCGCCGCCGTGGCCCGGCAGGCGGCGACGCTGAGCACGCACACGCGGTACGTCGACGCGGGGCTCGTCGCCTACGCCGAGCGTCTCCTCGGGCTGCTGCCCCCGGCCGTCGACCAGGTGATGCTGACCTGCACCGGGTCGGAGGCCAACGACCTCGCGCTGCGGGTCGCGGCCGCCGCGACGGGCGGGACCGGCGTGATCGTGACGGAGGAGGCGTACCACGGCAACACCGCGCTCGTGACCGGTGCGTCGCCGTCGCTGGGGCGCGGGGCACCGCGCGGCGAGCACGTGTGGACCGTCCCGGCGCCCGACCCGCTGCGCCGCGCGGGAGTCGACCCGGCGGTCGAGCTGCTCGCGGCGGTGCACCGGGCGCTCGACGCGATGGCGGTCGCCGGGGTGCGGCCCTCCGCGTTCCTCGTCGACTCGATCCTGTCGTCCGACGGGGTGCACAGCCACCCGGTCGGCTACCTCGCGCCCGCGGTCGAGGCCGTCCGCGCCGCGGGCGGGGTGCTCGTCGCCGACGAGGTGCAGCCCGGCTTCGCCCGCACGGGCAGCGCGTTCTGGGGCTTCGAGCGCCACGGCCTCGACCCGGAGATCGTCACGATGGGCAAGCCGATGGGCAACGGGCTCCCGATCGCGGGGATGGCTGCGCGGTCCGCGGTGCTGGAGCCCTTCGCCTCGACGGTGCCCTACTTCAACACCTTCGGCGGCAACCACGTCAGCGTCGCCGCTGCGGCCGCCGTGCTCGACGTGATCGAGGACGAGGGCCTGCAGGAGAACGCCGCGCGCGTCGGAGCGGCCCTCCGCGCCGGCGTGCAGGAGGTGGCTGCCCGTCACCCCGTCGTCGCCGACGTGCGCGGCGACGGGCTCTTCGTGGGCGTCGAGCTCGTGGCCGCCGAGGGCTCGACCGAGCCCGGGGCCGCGCTGGCCGCCGACGTCGTCAACGGCATGCGCGACCGGGGCGTCCTGACGTCGGTGTGCGGGCCGTGGGGCTCGACGCTCAAGGTCCGCCCGCCCCTCGTCGCCACCGAGCACGACGCCGCGCGGTTCGTGGAGGTGCTGGACGAGGTGCTGGCGTGTTCCCCGGCTAGCCGGGGAACACGCCGCTTTGACCATCAAATTTGA
- a CDS encoding phosphotransferase: MLSVEDCDEILAAALPAYGAGDAPRRLLSLSENATYLVGTGADRVVARVHRPGYQTPASIDAELTWLDRLRVSGTVTAHAVVPALDGRRVVSVPRPDGDRHVVLFTFVVGGTGEERPDALPTEELGRVTARMHRDVTDWELPAGFTRFHWDAAACLGPGARWGDWAAGPGVRTADLPVLDAAASAVRARLAAYGQGRDRYGLVHADLRHANLMVGDDGSLTVIDFDDCGFGWFLYDLATVTSWIEHEPGAQATAAAWLAGYLTERPLTEEDLAMVPTFVMLRRLMLTAWLGTHPGSPPALALGTTYGAGTGDLARRYLHDPAWFRLPVPAATHRKD; this comes from the coding sequence ATGCTCAGCGTCGAGGACTGCGACGAGATCCTGGCGGCCGCCCTGCCCGCGTACGGCGCGGGCGACGCCCCCCGCCGGCTCCTCAGCCTGTCGGAGAACGCGACGTACCTCGTCGGGACGGGCGCCGACCGGGTCGTGGCCCGGGTGCACCGCCCGGGCTACCAGACCCCCGCCTCCATCGACGCGGAGCTCACCTGGCTGGACCGGCTGCGGGTGTCGGGGACCGTCACCGCCCACGCGGTCGTGCCGGCGCTCGACGGGCGCCGCGTCGTCAGCGTGCCGCGACCTGACGGCGACCGCCACGTCGTGCTCTTCACCTTCGTCGTCGGCGGCACCGGGGAGGAGCGTCCCGACGCACTGCCCACCGAGGAGCTCGGCCGCGTGACTGCGCGGATGCACCGCGACGTCACGGACTGGGAGCTGCCCGCGGGGTTCACCCGGTTCCACTGGGACGCCGCGGCCTGCCTCGGCCCCGGCGCCCGCTGGGGCGACTGGGCCGCCGGTCCCGGGGTGCGCACCGCCGACCTGCCGGTGCTCGACGCGGCCGCGAGCGCCGTGCGGGCCCGGCTCGCGGCGTACGGGCAGGGCCGCGACCGCTACGGCCTCGTCCACGCCGACCTGCGCCACGCGAACCTCATGGTCGGCGACGACGGCTCGCTGACGGTCATCGACTTCGACGACTGCGGGTTCGGGTGGTTCCTCTACGACCTGGCCACGGTGACGTCGTGGATCGAGCACGAGCCGGGAGCGCAGGCCACGGCGGCGGCCTGGCTGGCCGGCTACCTCACCGAGCGACCCCTCACCGAGGAGGACCTCGCCATGGTGCCGACGTTCGTCATGCTCCGCCGCCTCATGCTCACCGCCTGGCTCGGCACCCACCCCGGCTCGCCGCCGGCGCTCGCCCTCGGCACGACGTACGGCGCGGGCACCGGCGACCTGGCCCGCCGCTACCTCCACGACCCCGCGTGGTTCCGGCTCCCCGTGCCGGCCGCCACCCACCGGAAGGACTGA
- the fabG gene encoding 3-oxoacyl-ACP reductase FabG — protein MFDLSDVKVLVTGGSRGIGLGIATVFARAGAAVAVTARGAADLEAAATTLEDAGARSVVTVAGDLATGAGAAEVVGTAIAELGGLDVLAANAGIFPEARLRDMTEEDLAQVLAVNVGGTVHAVQAALPALEASGRGRVVLTSSITGPTTGFPGWSHYGASKAAQLGFMRSAALELAPARITVNAVLPGNVLTEGLAGMGQDYLDGMVRSIPMGALGTPADIGHAVAFLASREAGFITGHALVVDGGQVLPESPDAVA, from the coding sequence GTGTTCGACCTCTCCGACGTGAAGGTGCTCGTCACCGGCGGCTCCCGCGGCATCGGCCTCGGGATCGCGACCGTCTTCGCCCGCGCCGGGGCCGCCGTCGCGGTCACCGCCCGTGGCGCCGCCGACCTCGAGGCCGCGGCGACGACGCTCGAGGACGCCGGGGCGCGCTCGGTCGTCACCGTGGCGGGCGACCTCGCCACGGGGGCCGGCGCCGCGGAGGTCGTCGGCACGGCGATCGCGGAGCTCGGCGGCCTCGACGTGCTCGCCGCCAACGCGGGCATCTTCCCCGAGGCCCGGCTGCGGGACATGACGGAGGAGGACCTCGCGCAGGTGCTCGCCGTCAACGTCGGCGGCACCGTGCACGCCGTCCAGGCGGCGCTCCCCGCGCTCGAGGCCTCAGGCCGCGGCCGGGTCGTGCTCACCTCGTCGATCACCGGGCCGACGACCGGTTTCCCGGGGTGGTCGCACTACGGCGCCTCGAAGGCGGCGCAGCTGGGCTTTATGCGGAGCGCGGCGCTCGAGCTCGCGCCCGCCCGCATCACCGTCAACGCCGTGCTGCCCGGCAACGTGCTGACCGAGGGGCTGGCGGGCATGGGCCAGGACTACCTCGACGGCATGGTCCGCTCGATCCCGATGGGAGCGCTCGGCACGCCCGCGGACATCGGCCACGCGGTAGCGTTCCTCGCGAGCCGCGAGGCCGGCTTCATCACGGGGCACGCCCTGGTCGTCGACGGCGGACAGGTGCTGCCCGAGTCGCCGGACGCGGTGGCCTGA
- a CDS encoding GntR family transcriptional regulator gives MPETEGGAVAEDVRRRIVRLLSSGALRPGDRLGTEREMAERFDVSRATLRSALVPLGRAGVLERRTGRGGGTFVRAGLVEREAAERLGLPERLDATGHAAATALLGSVLRPAGDAEAATLRLEPGATVVEVERVRYADGLPLSLDVARFPSALVPDLLAQPLEQSLYALLDTVYGLRPDVTEEQVTVVRANEREARELAVPTGSPLLHVARVAATAEGTPFELSDDLFRADRVRLVARRTARSVDRVENRAADGVIEIGLGTG, from the coding sequence GTGCCGGAGACCGAGGGCGGCGCGGTCGCGGAGGACGTGCGCCGCCGCATCGTGCGTCTCCTCTCCTCGGGCGCCCTGCGGCCCGGCGACCGCCTCGGCACCGAGCGGGAGATGGCCGAGCGGTTCGACGTCTCCCGGGCCACCCTGCGCAGCGCCCTCGTGCCCCTGGGCCGGGCGGGGGTGCTGGAGCGTCGTACCGGCCGCGGCGGCGGCACCTTCGTGCGCGCCGGGCTCGTCGAGCGCGAGGCCGCCGAGCGGCTGGGGCTGCCCGAGCGCCTCGACGCGACGGGGCACGCCGCGGCGACCGCGCTGCTGGGATCCGTGCTGCGTCCCGCGGGCGACGCGGAGGCGGCCACCCTGCGGCTCGAGCCCGGGGCGACGGTCGTGGAGGTCGAGCGGGTCCGGTACGCCGACGGCCTGCCCCTCTCGCTCGACGTCGCCCGCTTCCCGTCCGCCCTCGTGCCCGACCTGCTCGCGCAGCCGCTGGAGCAGTCGCTCTACGCGCTGCTCGACACCGTCTACGGGCTGCGACCCGACGTGACCGAGGAGCAGGTCACCGTCGTGCGCGCCAACGAGCGGGAGGCGCGGGAGCTCGCCGTACCCACCGGCTCCCCGCTCCTCCACGTCGCCCGCGTCGCGGCGACCGCGGAGGGCACCCCCTTCGAGCTCTCCGACGACCTCTTCCGGGCCGACCGGGTGCGGCTCGTCGCGCGGCGTACGGCGCGGAGCGTCGACCGCGTCGAGAACCGGGCCGCCGACGGGGTCATCGAGATCGGGCTGGGCACGGGATGA
- a CDS encoding NTP transferase domain-containing protein, whose translation MSGLHGRPGGIGGIVLAGGRGSRLGGVRKADLRHDGATLLDRALAACADCAEVVVVGDPPAGGRAGVRFVREEPAYGGPAAALLAGAAASAPGTDLLVVLAVDMPLLHRGTVARLLAAAGAGPALDGAALVDATGRRQLAMVLRRAAVDRVAPPPADRSGLPLHRLLDALDLATVPARADEAGDVDSWDDAARLRVEALPDEGSPSGRFPGQPGNRPL comes from the coding sequence ATGAGCGGGCTGCACGGGAGGCCTGGGGGGATCGGCGGGATCGTGCTCGCCGGGGGCCGCGGGTCGCGGCTCGGCGGCGTGCGGAAGGCCGACCTGCGGCACGACGGCGCGACGCTCCTCGACCGCGCCCTGGCCGCCTGTGCGGACTGCGCCGAGGTCGTGGTGGTGGGCGACCCACCGGCGGGCGGCCGCGCGGGGGTGCGGTTCGTGCGGGAGGAGCCCGCGTACGGCGGGCCCGCCGCCGCCCTGCTCGCCGGAGCAGCCGCCTCGGCGCCCGGGACCGACCTGCTGGTGGTGCTCGCCGTCGACATGCCCCTGCTCCACCGCGGCACCGTGGCGCGGTTGCTCGCGGCCGCGGGGGCCGGGCCGGCACTCGACGGGGCGGCGCTCGTGGACGCGACCGGCCGGCGGCAGCTGGCGATGGTCCTGCGCCGCGCGGCCGTGGACCGCGTCGCGCCGCCGCCCGCGGACCGGTCCGGTCTGCCCCTGCACCGCCTGCTCGACGCGCTGGACCTCGCCACCGTGCCGGCGCGGGCCGACGAGGCCGGCGACGTCGACAGCTGGGACGACGCCGCCCGGCTCCGTGTCGAGGCTCTTCCGGATGAGGGGAGTCCGTCTGGTCGGTTCCCCGGTCAGCCGGGGAACCGACCGCTTTGA
- a CDS encoding AEC family transporter, producing MTAVLEGFTTITLLVCLGLLLAHLGIIDLPGQRALSLLAFYVASPALLITVLEDSDIGSLFTGALLASAAAVLVNVVVYVLLARFVFHRDLAHTVVGSLCAAYVNAGNLGIPIAAYVLGDAALVAPVLLMQLLVLQPLALTVMDVAVAEERLSVWRIVSRPLRTPLTVGSVIGLVLAGTDLTLPRPIHDPLELVAGMAVPSMLIAYGVFLRLGPRPGLGDAPELGLIVGLKLVVQPVVAWAVGAYLLGLEGTPLLAVTVISALPTAQNVFVHATRYDRGVVLARDVVFASTVLSVPAVTLAAALVA from the coding sequence GTGACGGCGGTGCTCGAGGGGTTCACCACGATCACCCTGCTCGTGTGCCTCGGCCTGCTGCTCGCGCACCTCGGGATCATCGACCTGCCGGGCCAACGGGCCCTGTCGCTCCTGGCGTTCTACGTCGCGAGCCCCGCCCTGCTCATCACGGTGCTCGAGGACTCCGACATCGGGTCCCTCTTCACCGGGGCGCTCCTGGCGTCGGCGGCGGCCGTCCTGGTGAACGTGGTGGTCTACGTGCTCCTCGCGCGGTTCGTGTTCCACCGGGACCTCGCGCACACCGTCGTGGGTTCGTTGTGCGCCGCCTACGTCAACGCCGGCAACCTGGGCATCCCGATCGCCGCCTACGTGCTCGGCGACGCGGCGCTCGTCGCGCCCGTGCTGCTCATGCAGCTGCTCGTGCTGCAGCCGCTCGCCCTGACGGTCATGGACGTGGCCGTCGCCGAGGAGCGGCTGTCGGTGTGGCGGATCGTCAGCCGGCCCCTGCGCACGCCCCTGACCGTCGGCTCCGTGATCGGGCTCGTGCTCGCCGGCACCGACCTCACCCTGCCCCGCCCCATCCACGACCCGCTCGAGCTCGTCGCCGGGATGGCGGTGCCGTCGATGCTCATCGCGTACGGCGTGTTCCTCCGCCTCGGCCCCCGCCCCGGCCTCGGCGACGCCCCCGAGCTGGGCCTCATCGTGGGGCTCAAGCTCGTCGTCCAGCCCGTCGTCGCGTGGGCGGTCGGCGCCTACCTGCTGGGCCTCGAAGGCACGCCCCTGCTGGCCGTCACCGTGATCTCGGCGCTGCCGACGGCCCAGAACGTGTTCGTGCACGCGACGCGGTACGACCGCGGGGTCGTGCTGGCCCGCGACGTCGTCTTCGCCTCCACCGTGCTGTCCGTCCCCGCCGTGACGCTCGCCGCTGCCTTGGTGGCGTAG
- a CDS encoding molybdopterin-dependent oxidoreductase → MDTSAPPRRRGRILLAAAGGVLATIVGMAVGHLVAALTDPAASPVLAVGSTVIDLTPTPVKEWAVAQFGTADKPILIGSVLAVTLLLAAVAGVIARRRFAVGLVLLLVLVGVAGLLALLRPTAGPLDVVPALATALAGGGALWWWHRATVGAPAPADGTTGIDPDGDPDARRTTGPTRRGVLIASGVLAGTAVVAGSVGQWISTVRTRIGNIVLPKPAEAAPALPEGLDIPDLSPFRTPNDQFYRVDINLTVPVVDHESWTLTVDGDVENELTITWDELLDMDMVERDITMTCVSNDVGGQYVGAARWLGVPLKTILDRAGVGDRADQILSTAVDGFTISTPLDVATDGRDALVVVGMNGEPLPREHGFPVRLIIPGIYGYVGSTKWLTKLTLTTYDDDVAYWTERDWATDAPVKISSRIDVPKAATTVDPGTVVIAGVAWAQTRGIAKVEVQIDGGAWQEATLGPDAGVDYWRQWYYEWDASDSGNHAFTVRATDETGEVQTDVRMSPFPEGSSGYHTRAVMVA, encoded by the coding sequence ATGGACACCAGCGCACCCCCTCGCCGTCGCGGCCGGATCCTGCTGGCCGCGGCCGGCGGAGTGCTCGCCACGATCGTCGGCATGGCCGTCGGCCACCTCGTGGCCGCCCTCACCGACCCCGCCGCCTCCCCGGTGCTGGCCGTCGGCTCCACCGTCATCGACCTCACCCCCACCCCGGTGAAGGAGTGGGCGGTCGCCCAGTTCGGCACGGCCGACAAGCCCATCCTCATCGGCTCGGTGCTGGCGGTGACCCTCCTGCTCGCGGCCGTCGCGGGCGTGATCGCCCGACGGCGCTTCGCGGTGGGGCTCGTCCTCCTCCTCGTGCTCGTCGGCGTCGCCGGGCTGCTGGCGCTGCTGCGCCCGACCGCCGGTCCGCTCGACGTGGTCCCCGCCCTCGCCACCGCCCTCGCCGGCGGCGGTGCCCTGTGGTGGTGGCACCGCGCGACGGTCGGCGCTCCCGCCCCCGCGGACGGCACGACGGGCATCGACCCCGACGGTGACCCCGACGCGCGCCGTACGACGGGACCCACCCGCCGCGGTGTGCTCATCGCCTCCGGCGTGCTCGCCGGCACGGCGGTCGTGGCCGGCTCCGTCGGCCAGTGGATCTCGACGGTCCGCACCCGGATCGGCAACATCGTGCTCCCGAAGCCCGCCGAGGCGGCACCGGCGCTCCCGGAGGGCCTCGACATCCCCGACCTGTCGCCGTTCCGCACGCCGAACGACCAGTTCTACCGCGTCGACATCAACCTCACCGTGCCCGTCGTCGACCACGAGTCGTGGACGCTGACCGTCGACGGCGACGTCGAGAACGAGCTCACCATCACGTGGGACGAGCTCCTCGACATGGACATGGTCGAGCGGGACATCACGATGACCTGCGTCTCCAACGACGTGGGCGGCCAGTACGTCGGCGCCGCCCGCTGGCTCGGCGTCCCCCTGAAGACGATCCTCGACCGGGCGGGCGTCGGTGACCGCGCCGACCAGATCCTCTCGACCGCGGTCGACGGCTTCACCATCTCCACCCCGCTCGACGTGGCCACCGACGGCCGCGACGCCCTCGTCGTGGTCGGCATGAACGGCGAGCCCCTGCCCCGCGAGCACGGCTTCCCGGTGCGGCTCATCATCCCGGGCATCTACGGGTACGTCGGCTCCACGAAGTGGCTGACGAAGCTGACGCTGACCACGTACGACGACGACGTCGCCTACTGGACCGAGCGCGACTGGGCGACCGACGCCCCCGTGAAGATCTCCTCGCGCATCGACGTGCCGAAGGCCGCGACGACGGTCGACCCCGGCACGGTCGTCATCGCCGGCGTCGCGTGGGCGCAGACCCGCGGCATCGCCAAGGTCGAGGTGCAGATCGACGGCGGGGCGTGGCAGGAGGCCACGCTCGGGCCGGACGCGGGCGTCGACTACTGGCGGCAGTGGTACTACGAGTGGGACGCCAGCGACTCCGGCAACCACGCCTTCACCGTGCGCGCGACCGACGAGACCGGCGAGGTGCAGACCGACGTGCGCATGTCGCCGTTCCCGGAGGGCTCGAGCGGGTACCACACCCGTGCGGTGATGGTCGCCTGA
- a CDS encoding fasciclin domain-containing protein, translated as MKTLNRRSTVRRASGIAALALTMSVGLAACGDDSSDDSNDGTSSPDTSESSDAGMSEDPSMGESSDGAMEDTTFGEACDQIPASGAGSLEGMTVDPVATAAGNNPLLSELVGAVGIVPGLADTLNSAEALTVFAPYNPAFEAIDPATMESLTADPEALGAILGYHVLPERLEPDEIAGTYASFAGPEVTVEGDSSGMTVGAEGTEATVLCGGIQTANATVYVIDSVLMPPATTE; from the coding sequence ATGAAGACTCTCAACCGCCGCTCCACGGTCCGCCGCGCGAGCGGGATCGCTGCTCTCGCCCTGACCATGTCGGTCGGCCTCGCCGCGTGCGGCGACGACAGCAGCGACGACTCCAACGACGGCACCTCCAGCCCCGACACCTCCGAGTCGTCCGACGCGGGCATGTCGGAGGACCCGAGCATGGGCGAGTCGTCGGACGGCGCCATGGAGGACACCACCTTCGGCGAGGCCTGTGACCAGATCCCCGCCTCGGGTGCCGGTTCCCTCGAGGGCATGACCGTCGACCCGGTCGCCACGGCCGCGGGCAACAACCCGCTGCTGAGCGAGCTCGTCGGCGCGGTCGGCATCGTGCCGGGCCTCGCGGACACCCTCAACAGCGCCGAGGCGCTGACGGTCTTCGCGCCGTACAACCCCGCCTTCGAGGCCATCGACCCCGCCACGATGGAGTCGCTGACGGCCGACCCGGAGGCGCTCGGCGCGATCCTCGGCTACCACGTGCTCCCCGAGCGTCTCGAGCCCGACGAGATCGCGGGCACCTACGCCTCGTTCGCCGGCCCCGAGGTCACGGTCGAGGGCGACTCGTCCGGCATGACGGTCGGCGCCGAGGGCACCGAGGCGACCGTGCTCTGCGGTGGCATCCAGACGGCCAACGCGACCGTCTACGTCATCGACTCCGTGCTGATGCCGCCGGCCACCACCGAGTGA